A portion of the Acanthopagrus latus isolate v.2019 chromosome 21, fAcaLat1.1, whole genome shotgun sequence genome contains these proteins:
- the tmem71 gene encoding transmembrane protein 71 isoform X2, giving the protein MALFFSGAVTSSPIKRRLRGYDSCHSLDQSVLSPDSSYVCYSSVDGGDPCSCRRSPRLLTNGYYSVTEDSFTWDDDGNVSLTPCKTSVSYKENLVRVFRRRRRPRSSLARLFSDVTESCQSWLDEKVFRGVFGTGQNQNQNWDEDQDQDKEVDWTRTNKEGPAPLDLSTWSGFTSTELDGSHSFTYDHTEIPPPPDKVAPPPKLLIQEEICSEICQSKEQFTQSLGGFSEVPPPSPFYTSSCCCQASPEHTGLTMTALLLFIFTVFIVTALCSGCLLWSATVASTAFMAITAFMFLTKSGPLGEWRRAKTEDITSRNE; this is encoded by the exons atggctCTGTTCTTCTCCGGAGCTGTTACAA GTTCACCTATCAAACGTCGGCTGCGGGGATACGACTCCTGTCACAG CCTCGACCAGTCCGTCCTCTCTCCCGACTCCTCCTACGTCTGTTACTCGTCCGTGGATGGCGGCGATCCGTGCTCCTGCCGCCGCTCGCCGCGTCTCCTCACCAACGGATACTACAGCGTCACCGAGGACAGCTTCACCTGGGACGACGACGGCAACGTGTCGCTGACTCCCTGCAAAACCAGCGTGTCCTACAAGGAGAACCTGGTCAG GGTTTTCCGGCGCAGGCGGCGTCCTCGCAGCTCTCTGGCTCGCCTGTTCAGCGATGTGACGGAGAGCTGCCAGTCCTGGCTGGATGAGAAAGTCTTCAGAGGCGTGTTCGGGACCGGACAGAACCAAAACCAGAACTGGGACgaagaccaggaccaggacaaGGAAGTGGACTGGACCAGGACCAACAAAGAGGGCCCGGCCCCGCTGGACCTGTCGACCTGGTCCGGATTCACCAGCACCGAGCTGGACGGCAGCCACAGCTTCACTTACG ACCACACCGAGATCCCGCCCCCTCCGGACAAAGTGGCCCCGCCCCCAAAGCTGCTCATCCAGGAGGAGATTTGTTCTGAGATCTGTCAAtcaaaggagcagttcacccagtCACTGGGCGGCTTCTCTGAGGTCCCGCCCCCCTCGCCCTTCTacaccagcagctgctgctgccaggccTCACCTGAGCACACAG ggttAACGATGACGGCTCTTCTGCTCTTCATCTTCACCGTCTTCATCGTCACGGCTCTGTGCTCAGG GTGTCTCCTGTGGAGCGCGACTGTTGCATCGACCGCGTTCATGGCGATCACAGCATTCATGT TCCTGACGAAGTCGGGGCCGCTGGGCGAGTGGAGGAGGGCGAAGACGGAG GATATCACATCAAGAAACGAGTGA
- the tmem71 gene encoding transmembrane protein 71 isoform X1, whose translation MLRCLVFYCDSERCFRCVGEARRQLRSSELQQEEEQEEEEEEKRRGEEKEEDLEFDLFEEEEENFISLLPAQNHTEPLICGARLDVCCNTVPGLMGALCSSNFVCLSQLVEAAGPALTDSRTLSSVLGVRSVRLMQRSLELWKSRLTEREKVLLHKHSRGEAEPDPADPYPEIHLCPGFTELSGPLLKNDNEKKLSLHKIEKKTLYTSCVKTIHRKWLCDRAECVWTERLGGMRPQWRTLYKPPLKKRTGDLQWRILHGAIATNAFLSVLNRSVLNECPFCGLTENIFHVFTECRRLAEIFNVLTRVFNLFGVLFATPVFICGVGFKKTEKAKRQLLNFLIGEAKLSIYLTRRDRLQGGPTLDPVTLWKHNVKARLRLEFCFHRITGNINVFEQQWAHEELLCRVIGGEIIFAAFLN comes from the exons ATGCTGCGTTGccttgtgttttactgtgacagCGAGCGGTGCTTCCGGTGTGTGGGCGAGGCTCGTCGACAGCTGCGGAGCTCCGAGCTgcagcaagaagaagaacaagaagaagaagaagaagagaaaagacgaggagaagaaaaagaagaagacttgGAGTTTGATCTTttcgaagaagaagaagaaaactttatttctttacttCCGGCACAGAATCACACG GAGCCTCTAATCTGTGGTGCCAGGCTGGATGTGTGCTGCAACACCGTGCCTGGGCTGATGGGGGCGCTGTGCAGCTCAAACTTCGTCTGCCTGAGTCAGCTGGTAGAAGCAGCAGGACCGGCGCTCACGGACAGCCGGACTCTGAGCTCGGTGCTGGGGGTGCGTTCTGTCCGCCTGATGCAAAGGAGCCTGGAGCTGTGGAAATCGAGGCTGACCGAGAGGGAGAAAGTCCTCCTCCACAAGCACAGCAGGGGAGAAGCTGAGCCCGACCCGGCAGACCCTTACCCGGAGATCCACCTGTGCCCTGGGTTCACGGAGCTCAGCGGCCCCCTATTGAAGAACGACAATGAGAAAAAACTAAGCCtgcacaaaatagaaaaaaagactcTGTACACAAGTTGTGTAAAAACTATTCATAGAAAGTGGCTGTGTGAccgagcagagtgtgtgtggactgaGAGGCTGGGCGGGATGAGGCCTCAGTGGAGAACACTGTACAAACCCCCTCTAAAAAAGAGAACCGGAGATCTCCAGTGGAGGATTTTACATGGTGCCATTGCAACCAATGcctttttatctgttcttaaTCGCAGTGTTTTAAATGAGTGCCCATTCTGCGGACTGACCgagaacatttttcatgtttttactgaGTGCAGGAGATTGGCAgagatttttaatgttttaaccCGTGTTTTTAACCTATTTGGTGTCCTGTTTGCCACCCCCGTTTTTATCTGTGGagttggttttaaaaaaacagaaaaagcaaagcGTCAGCTCCTAAATTTTTTAATTGGCGAAGCGAAATTGTCAATCTACCTGACGCGTAGGGACAGACTGCAGGGTGGGCCGACTCTTGACCCTGTGACCTTGTGGAAGCACAACGTGAAGGCCAGACTGAGGCTGGAGTTTTGCTTCCACAGGATCACAGGgaacataaatgtgtttgagcAGCAGTGGGCTCATGAGGAGCTGTTGTGCCGGGTGATCGGTGGAGAAATCATTTTTGCCGCATTCCTCAATTGA